The following coding sequences lie in one Myxococcales bacterium genomic window:
- the greA gene encoding transcription elongation factor GreA, with protein MGDSYPVTKEGYEALKSTLHEMKTVERPKVIQAIAEARAHGDLSENAEYAAAKEKQAILESRIQDYENRVAISQVIDPATIREDRVVFGATVTVLDLDTEQEKTYKIVGDHEGDLKIGKISIQSPLARVMIGRRVGDVFDFQTANGLKELEITKLIYK; from the coding sequence ATGGGTGACAGCTATCCGGTGACCAAAGAGGGCTACGAGGCGCTCAAGTCGACTTTGCACGAAATGAAAACCGTCGAGCGGCCGAAAGTCATTCAAGCCATCGCCGAAGCGCGCGCGCACGGCGACTTGTCCGAAAACGCCGAGTACGCGGCGGCGAAGGAAAAGCAGGCGATCCTCGAATCCCGCATCCAGGATTACGAAAACCGGGTCGCCATTTCGCAGGTGATCGATCCGGCGACGATTCGCGAGGACCGCGTGGTTTTCGGCGCCACGGTCACGGTGCTGGATCTCGACACCGAGCAGGAAAAAACCTACAAGATCGTCGGCGACCACGAAGGCGACCTGAAAATCGGGAAGATCAGCATTCAGTCGCCATTGGCGCGGGTGATGATCGGCCGGCGAGTCGGCGACGTGTTCGATTTCCAGACCGCCAACGGCCTGAAGGAACTCGAGATCACCAAGCTCATCTACAAATAG
- a CDS encoding tetratricopeptide repeat protein, whose translation MKKIVLGLFFLLSFAALAWAQATPAPAAATPTPAPDNGPKTAEDFFQLAVSRFQLGDLAGAERNARTAMALQSRFLDAHYLLGRVMLFRAAEKNRVLIENRGADSAVLPVTDKWTEGGPELQEATSQFRTVIQLEPTNRDAWLLLATCLDNMGEDDDAINAYQQTINLDPSKPTARDAHNNLGLLLMGRKDYKGAKSHFDSALAIDPTFNPSRMNLEKLKKKAPKLFK comes from the coding sequence ATGAAGAAAATCGTGCTGGGTCTCTTTTTTCTGCTTTCGTTCGCCGCCCTCGCCTGGGCGCAAGCCACGCCGGCTCCGGCGGCCGCGACGCCGACACCGGCTCCCGACAACGGGCCGAAGACGGCCGAGGATTTCTTTCAACTGGCCGTCAGCCGCTTTCAACTGGGCGATCTGGCCGGCGCGGAGCGGAACGCCCGCACGGCGATGGCCCTGCAAAGCCGGTTCCTGGACGCCCATTATCTGTTGGGCCGAGTGATGCTGTTTCGGGCGGCGGAGAAAAACCGCGTGCTGATCGAAAACCGGGGCGCGGACAGCGCGGTGCTGCCGGTGACCGACAAATGGACCGAAGGCGGCCCCGAGTTGCAGGAAGCCACCAGCCAGTTCCGCACGGTCATCCAACTCGAACCGACCAACCGCGACGCCTGGCTGCTCCTGGCCACCTGCCTGGACAACATGGGCGAGGACGACGACGCGATCAACGCCTATCAGCAGACGATCAACCTCGACCCGTCCAAGCCGACGGCGCGCGACGCGCACAACAATCTGGGGCTGCTGCTGATGGGTCGCAAGGATTACAAAGGCGCCAAGAGCCATTTCGATTCGGCCCTGGCGATCGATCCGACCTTCAATCCCAGCCGGATGAACCTGGAAAAATTAAAGAAAAAGGCTCCCAAGCTGTTCAAGTAG